From Panicum hallii strain FIL2 chromosome 2, PHallii_v3.1, whole genome shotgun sequence, a single genomic window includes:
- the LOC112880756 gene encoding myosin-3-like isoform X2 yields the protein MLSAATVMAPAAATQKSSLEVLLETIKKRDEQPKDAPPALPARPTCRGRLPTTRRPSLPAGFKLENGMTTVAAVETAPVDKKPDVEKEVSGLETKEDKPVKGRIFGTKRKFHNSEVLEESPYVEKFHEERKGMTVCKDPPSVSLATAKMNGKPACTDVMDYVRQKKLRVWCSSPNAKWELGQIKSISGDDAEILLADGKVLTISPERLLPANPDVLDGVDDLIQMSYLNEPSVLYNLQLRYSRDLIYTKAGPVLIAVNPLKEVPLYGKASIMQYKQKTKDDPHVYAVADLAFNEMQRDGINQSIIISGESGAGKTETAKIAMQYLAALGGASGMESEVLQTNVILEALGNAKTSRNHNSSRFGKLIEIHFSETGKMCGAKIQTFLLEKSRVVQRAQGERSYHIFYQLCSGAPPLLKKKLFLKSANDYNYLKQSNCLRIDGVDDSKKFTALVDALDTIQISKEDQMKLFSMLAAVLWMGNISFSVVDTENHVEVVSNEGLATAAKLLDCTSNQLVTAMSTRKIRAGNDSIVKKLTLTQAIDARDALAKSIYAHLFDWIVDQINHSLGTGRQCTWRSISILDIYGFECFNKNGFEQFCINYANERLQQHFNRHLFKLQQEEYLEDGIDWAPVEFVDNTDCLSLFEKKPLGLLSLLDEESTFPKATDLSFANKLKQQLSGNSCFKGEQEGAFKICHYAGEVTYDTSGFLEKNRDPLHSESIQLLSSCKCELPKHFASVMVADSQNKSSQSWHSVVDTQKQSVVTKFKVQLFKLMQQLESTTPHFIRCIQPNGKQRPRLFEHDLVLHQLKCCGVLEVVRISRTGYPTRMTHQQFAERYGFLLLRSIASQDPLSVSIAVLQQLNIPPEMYQVGYTKLFFRTGQVAALENAKRKMLHGTLCIQKHFRGLHFRQGYQGLKKGAMTLQSFIRGERARIHFDNAVKRWRAAVLIQKYTRRRIAATMFNDQLKHIILLQSVMRGCLARMKYKCLQNEEESKVSHNKVQGDMRKNISESRVCHEMNGCYPHQPVIAELEGRISKAEAALRDKEEENVMLKQQLEQYERKWSEYEAKMKSMEEAWKRQLSSLQLSLVAAKKSLASDDVATRAARTDFTPAHAQYDSEDTLSTGTHTPEVIESRHHNHHPEAKVSAGNSDRRVNAVNHLAKEFEDRRQVFEDDAGFLVTVKSGQVGSNMNPDEELRKLKDRFATWKKDYKSRLKETKVNLQKVGTHDEKSRKRWWGKKSSK from the exons ATGCTCTCTGCGGCCACCGTGATGGCACCTGCAGCAGCCACACAGAAGAGCTCCCTCGAGGTCTTGCTCGAGACGATAAAGAAGCGTGATGAGCAGCCTAAGGATGCCCCTCCGGCATTGCCGGCCCGACCAACGTGCCGTGGACGGTTGCCCACGACAAGACGACCCTCACTGCCAGCCGGGTTTAAGCTTGAGAATGGCATGACAACAGTTGCTGCTGTGGAGacggcgccagttgacaagaagCCAGATGTTGAGAAAGAGGTTTCTGGGCTGGAGACCAAGGAGGACAAGCCGGTGAAAGGTCGGATATTTGGGACTAAGAGGAAGTTCCACAATTCAGAAGTGCTGGAGGAGTCACCATATGTTGAGAAATTTCATGAGGAGAGGAAGGGTATGACAGTTTGTAAGGATCCCCCATCTGTCTCCTTGGCAACAGCGAAGATGAATGGGAAGCCTGCATGCACAGATGTCATGGATTATGTCCGCCAGAAG AAGCTACGAGTTTGGTGTTCTTCACCAAATGCAAAGTGGGAACTTGGACAGATTAAATCGATATCTGGAGATGATGCTGAAATACTCCTGGCTGATGGAAAA GTTTTGACAATATCACCAGAAAGGCTCTTGCCTGCCAACCCTGATgttcttgatggagtggatgaTTTGATCCAGATGAGCTACTTGAATGAACCTTCAGTTCTTTACAATCTGCAATTGCGATATTCTCGTGATCTTATCTAT ACAAAAGCAGGAcctgttttgattgccgttaaTCCATTAAAAGAGGTTCCACTCTATGGAAAAGCTTCAATCATGCAGTACAAGCAAAAGACCAAGGATGATCCTCATGTGTATGCAGTTGCTGATTTGGCTTTTAATGAGATGCAACGTG ATGGCATAAACCAATCCATAATAATAAG TGGTGAAAGCGGAGCAGGAAAAACTGAGACGGCTAAAATTGCAATGCAATATTTGGCTGCTCTAGGGGGTGCTAGTGGGATGGAATCTGAGGTTCTTCAGACCAATGTTATTCTGGAAGCACTGGGAAATGCAAAAACATCACGAAACCATAACTCAAGTCGATTT GGCAAACTTATTGAAATACACTTTTCTGAAACTGGGAAGATGTGTGGTGCTAAAATTCAGACCT TCCTGCTTGAAAAG TCAAGGGTGGTTCAAAGGGCACAAGGAGAGAGATCTTACCATATTTTCTATCAACTGTGCTCTGGAGCTCCTCCCCTTCTCAAAA AAAAATTGTTTCTGAAAAGTGCCAATGACTACAATTACTTGAAGCAGAGTAATTGCTTGAGAATTGACGGTGTCGATGATTCTAAAAAGTTCACGGCGCTAGTG GATGCATTGGATACTATTCAAATATCTAAGGAAGACCAAATGAAATTGTTTTCTATGCTCGCAGCTGTCTTGTGGATGGGAAACATATCATTCTCTGTTGTAGATACAGAAAACCATGTTGAAGTTGTTTCAAATGAAG GGTTGGCTACGGCTGCAAAGCTGCTAGACTGCACTTCCAATCAACTGGTGACTGCTATGTCCACTCGTAAAATCCGAGCAGGAAATGACAGTATTGTTAAGAAACTGACATTGACGCAG GCCATCGATGCAAGGGATGCACTAGCAAAGTCAATCTATGCCCATTTATTTGACTGGATCGTTGATCAAATTAACCACTCACTTGGAACGGGGAGGCAATGTACATGGAGATCCATAAGTATTTTAGATATTTATGGGTTTGAATGTTTCAAT AAGAATGGCTTTGagcagttttgtataaattacGCTAATGAGAGGCTGCAGCAGCACTTCAACCGTCATCTTTTCAAACTACAACAGGAG GAATACTTGGAAGACGGAATTGACTGGGCTCCTGTGGAATTTGTGGATAACACTGATTGCTTATCTCTCTTTGAGAAG AAACCTCTAGGGTTATTGTCATTATTGGATGAAGAGTCTACTTTCCCAAAGGCAACAGACCTTTCCTTTGCTAACAAGCTTAAGCAGCAGTTAAGTGGTAACTCTTGCTTCAAAGGTGAACAAGAAGGTGCTTTTAAGATTTGTCACTATGCGGGAGAG GTGACATATGATACATCTGGGTTCTTGGAGAAGAACAGAGATCCGTTGCACTCTGAGTCAATCCAACTACTCTCATCATGTAAATGTGAACTTCCGAAACATTTTGCTTCTGTCATGGTTGCTGATTCTCAGAATAAATCAAGTCAGTCATGGCACTCAGTAGTCGATACACAGAAACAAAGTGTTGTCACCAAATTTAAG GTTCAACTATTCAAGCTGATGCAGCAGTTGGAGAGCACAACTCCTCATTTTATTCGATGCATTCAACCAAATGGCAAACAACGCCCCAGGTTATTCGAGCATGATCTTGTCTTGCATCAGCTTAAATGCTGTGGAGTGCTTGAAGTTGTTCGAATATCAAGAACGGGCTATCCAACTAGGATGACTCACCAACAGTTTGCTGAAAG ATATGGATTTCTTCTCCTGCGCTCTATTGCGTCTCAAGACCCACTTAGTGTTTCAATTGCTGTTTTGCAGCAGTTGAATATTCCCCCTGAAATGTATCAAGTTGGATACACAAAATTGTTTTTCCGTACAGGACAG GTTGCTGCACTGGAAAATGCTAAAAGGAAGATGCTCCATGGAACCCTTTGTATTCAGAAACACTTCCGTGGGTTGCATTTTCGACAGGGTTATCAGGGACTGAAGAAAGGAGCAATGACTTTGCAGTCAT TTATACGCGGTGAAAGAGCAAGAATACACTTTGATAATGCCGTCAAGAGATGGAGGGCAGCTGTTCTCATACAGAAGTACACTAGGCGTCGAATCGCAGCTACCATGTTTAATGATCAACTGAAACATATCATTCTTCTTCAGTCAG TGATGCGTGGGTGCCTGGCCAGGATGAAATACAAGTGCTTGCAGAATGAAGAGGAGTCAAAGGTCAGTCACAACAAAGTTCAAGGGGACATGAGGAAGAATATTTCAGAGTCAAGAGTGTGTCAT GAAATGAATGGATGCTATCCTCACCAGCCAGTCATCGCAGAACTTgagggtcgtatttcaaaagcTGAGGCTGCATTGCGGGACAAAGAGGAAGAAAATGTAATGCTGAAACAGCAATTGGAACAGTATGAGAGGAAATGGTCAGAGTATGAGGCCAAAATGAAATCTATGGAAGAGGCATGGAAGAGACAGCTCTCTTCACTGCAG CTGAGCCTTGTTGCTGCTAAAAAGAGCCTAGCTTCTGATGATGTGGCCACTCGAGCTGCTCGGACTGATTTTACTCCAGCACATGCTCAGTATGACTCTGAAGATACATTGTCCACCGGGACCCATACACCTGAAGTGATAGAGTCGAGACACCACAACCACCATCCTGAAGCTAAAGTTTCAGCAGGAAACTCAGATAGGCGAGTAAATGCAGTGAACCACCTAGCAAAGGAGTTTGAAGACAGGCGACAGGTGTTCGAAGATGATGCGGGCTTCCTTGTCACAGTCAAGTCTGGTCAGGTTGGTTCAAATATGAACCCAGACGAGGAACTCCGGAAGCTCAAGGACCGCTTTGCTACATGGAAGAAAGATTACAAATCTCGGTTAAAGGAGACAAAGGTCAATCTTCAGAAGGTTGGCACTCATGATGAGAAATCCCGGAAAAGATGGTGGGGGAAGAAGAGCTCAAAGTGA
- the LOC112880756 gene encoding myosin-3-like isoform X1: protein MLSAATVMAPAAATQKSSLEVLLETIKKRDEQPKDAPPALPARPTCRGRLPTTRRPSLPAGFKLENGMTTVAAVETAPVDKKPDVEKEVSGLETKEDKPVKGRIFGTKRKFHNSEVLEESPYVEKFHEERKGMTVCKDPPSVSLATAKMNGKPACTDVMDYVRQKIIFQKLRVWCSSPNAKWELGQIKSISGDDAEILLADGKVLTISPERLLPANPDVLDGVDDLIQMSYLNEPSVLYNLQLRYSRDLIYTKAGPVLIAVNPLKEVPLYGKASIMQYKQKTKDDPHVYAVADLAFNEMQRDGINQSIIISGESGAGKTETAKIAMQYLAALGGASGMESEVLQTNVILEALGNAKTSRNHNSSRFGKLIEIHFSETGKMCGAKIQTFLLEKSRVVQRAQGERSYHIFYQLCSGAPPLLKKKLFLKSANDYNYLKQSNCLRIDGVDDSKKFTALVDALDTIQISKEDQMKLFSMLAAVLWMGNISFSVVDTENHVEVVSNEGLATAAKLLDCTSNQLVTAMSTRKIRAGNDSIVKKLTLTQAIDARDALAKSIYAHLFDWIVDQINHSLGTGRQCTWRSISILDIYGFECFNKNGFEQFCINYANERLQQHFNRHLFKLQQEEYLEDGIDWAPVEFVDNTDCLSLFEKKPLGLLSLLDEESTFPKATDLSFANKLKQQLSGNSCFKGEQEGAFKICHYAGEVTYDTSGFLEKNRDPLHSESIQLLSSCKCELPKHFASVMVADSQNKSSQSWHSVVDTQKQSVVTKFKVQLFKLMQQLESTTPHFIRCIQPNGKQRPRLFEHDLVLHQLKCCGVLEVVRISRTGYPTRMTHQQFAERYGFLLLRSIASQDPLSVSIAVLQQLNIPPEMYQVGYTKLFFRTGQVAALENAKRKMLHGTLCIQKHFRGLHFRQGYQGLKKGAMTLQSFIRGERARIHFDNAVKRWRAAVLIQKYTRRRIAATMFNDQLKHIILLQSVMRGCLARMKYKCLQNEEESKVSHNKVQGDMRKNISESRVCHEMNGCYPHQPVIAELEGRISKAEAALRDKEEENVMLKQQLEQYERKWSEYEAKMKSMEEAWKRQLSSLQLSLVAAKKSLASDDVATRAARTDFTPAHAQYDSEDTLSTGTHTPEVIESRHHNHHPEAKVSAGNSDRRVNAVNHLAKEFEDRRQVFEDDAGFLVTVKSGQVGSNMNPDEELRKLKDRFATWKKDYKSRLKETKVNLQKVGTHDEKSRKRWWGKKSSK, encoded by the exons ATGCTCTCTGCGGCCACCGTGATGGCACCTGCAGCAGCCACACAGAAGAGCTCCCTCGAGGTCTTGCTCGAGACGATAAAGAAGCGTGATGAGCAGCCTAAGGATGCCCCTCCGGCATTGCCGGCCCGACCAACGTGCCGTGGACGGTTGCCCACGACAAGACGACCCTCACTGCCAGCCGGGTTTAAGCTTGAGAATGGCATGACAACAGTTGCTGCTGTGGAGacggcgccagttgacaagaagCCAGATGTTGAGAAAGAGGTTTCTGGGCTGGAGACCAAGGAGGACAAGCCGGTGAAAGGTCGGATATTTGGGACTAAGAGGAAGTTCCACAATTCAGAAGTGCTGGAGGAGTCACCATATGTTGAGAAATTTCATGAGGAGAGGAAGGGTATGACAGTTTGTAAGGATCCCCCATCTGTCTCCTTGGCAACAGCGAAGATGAATGGGAAGCCTGCATGCACAGATGTCATGGATTATGTCCGCCAGAAG ATTATATTTCAGAAGCTACGAGTTTGGTGTTCTTCACCAAATGCAAAGTGGGAACTTGGACAGATTAAATCGATATCTGGAGATGATGCTGAAATACTCCTGGCTGATGGAAAA GTTTTGACAATATCACCAGAAAGGCTCTTGCCTGCCAACCCTGATgttcttgatggagtggatgaTTTGATCCAGATGAGCTACTTGAATGAACCTTCAGTTCTTTACAATCTGCAATTGCGATATTCTCGTGATCTTATCTAT ACAAAAGCAGGAcctgttttgattgccgttaaTCCATTAAAAGAGGTTCCACTCTATGGAAAAGCTTCAATCATGCAGTACAAGCAAAAGACCAAGGATGATCCTCATGTGTATGCAGTTGCTGATTTGGCTTTTAATGAGATGCAACGTG ATGGCATAAACCAATCCATAATAATAAG TGGTGAAAGCGGAGCAGGAAAAACTGAGACGGCTAAAATTGCAATGCAATATTTGGCTGCTCTAGGGGGTGCTAGTGGGATGGAATCTGAGGTTCTTCAGACCAATGTTATTCTGGAAGCACTGGGAAATGCAAAAACATCACGAAACCATAACTCAAGTCGATTT GGCAAACTTATTGAAATACACTTTTCTGAAACTGGGAAGATGTGTGGTGCTAAAATTCAGACCT TCCTGCTTGAAAAG TCAAGGGTGGTTCAAAGGGCACAAGGAGAGAGATCTTACCATATTTTCTATCAACTGTGCTCTGGAGCTCCTCCCCTTCTCAAAA AAAAATTGTTTCTGAAAAGTGCCAATGACTACAATTACTTGAAGCAGAGTAATTGCTTGAGAATTGACGGTGTCGATGATTCTAAAAAGTTCACGGCGCTAGTG GATGCATTGGATACTATTCAAATATCTAAGGAAGACCAAATGAAATTGTTTTCTATGCTCGCAGCTGTCTTGTGGATGGGAAACATATCATTCTCTGTTGTAGATACAGAAAACCATGTTGAAGTTGTTTCAAATGAAG GGTTGGCTACGGCTGCAAAGCTGCTAGACTGCACTTCCAATCAACTGGTGACTGCTATGTCCACTCGTAAAATCCGAGCAGGAAATGACAGTATTGTTAAGAAACTGACATTGACGCAG GCCATCGATGCAAGGGATGCACTAGCAAAGTCAATCTATGCCCATTTATTTGACTGGATCGTTGATCAAATTAACCACTCACTTGGAACGGGGAGGCAATGTACATGGAGATCCATAAGTATTTTAGATATTTATGGGTTTGAATGTTTCAAT AAGAATGGCTTTGagcagttttgtataaattacGCTAATGAGAGGCTGCAGCAGCACTTCAACCGTCATCTTTTCAAACTACAACAGGAG GAATACTTGGAAGACGGAATTGACTGGGCTCCTGTGGAATTTGTGGATAACACTGATTGCTTATCTCTCTTTGAGAAG AAACCTCTAGGGTTATTGTCATTATTGGATGAAGAGTCTACTTTCCCAAAGGCAACAGACCTTTCCTTTGCTAACAAGCTTAAGCAGCAGTTAAGTGGTAACTCTTGCTTCAAAGGTGAACAAGAAGGTGCTTTTAAGATTTGTCACTATGCGGGAGAG GTGACATATGATACATCTGGGTTCTTGGAGAAGAACAGAGATCCGTTGCACTCTGAGTCAATCCAACTACTCTCATCATGTAAATGTGAACTTCCGAAACATTTTGCTTCTGTCATGGTTGCTGATTCTCAGAATAAATCAAGTCAGTCATGGCACTCAGTAGTCGATACACAGAAACAAAGTGTTGTCACCAAATTTAAG GTTCAACTATTCAAGCTGATGCAGCAGTTGGAGAGCACAACTCCTCATTTTATTCGATGCATTCAACCAAATGGCAAACAACGCCCCAGGTTATTCGAGCATGATCTTGTCTTGCATCAGCTTAAATGCTGTGGAGTGCTTGAAGTTGTTCGAATATCAAGAACGGGCTATCCAACTAGGATGACTCACCAACAGTTTGCTGAAAG ATATGGATTTCTTCTCCTGCGCTCTATTGCGTCTCAAGACCCACTTAGTGTTTCAATTGCTGTTTTGCAGCAGTTGAATATTCCCCCTGAAATGTATCAAGTTGGATACACAAAATTGTTTTTCCGTACAGGACAG GTTGCTGCACTGGAAAATGCTAAAAGGAAGATGCTCCATGGAACCCTTTGTATTCAGAAACACTTCCGTGGGTTGCATTTTCGACAGGGTTATCAGGGACTGAAGAAAGGAGCAATGACTTTGCAGTCAT TTATACGCGGTGAAAGAGCAAGAATACACTTTGATAATGCCGTCAAGAGATGGAGGGCAGCTGTTCTCATACAGAAGTACACTAGGCGTCGAATCGCAGCTACCATGTTTAATGATCAACTGAAACATATCATTCTTCTTCAGTCAG TGATGCGTGGGTGCCTGGCCAGGATGAAATACAAGTGCTTGCAGAATGAAGAGGAGTCAAAGGTCAGTCACAACAAAGTTCAAGGGGACATGAGGAAGAATATTTCAGAGTCAAGAGTGTGTCAT GAAATGAATGGATGCTATCCTCACCAGCCAGTCATCGCAGAACTTgagggtcgtatttcaaaagcTGAGGCTGCATTGCGGGACAAAGAGGAAGAAAATGTAATGCTGAAACAGCAATTGGAACAGTATGAGAGGAAATGGTCAGAGTATGAGGCCAAAATGAAATCTATGGAAGAGGCATGGAAGAGACAGCTCTCTTCACTGCAG CTGAGCCTTGTTGCTGCTAAAAAGAGCCTAGCTTCTGATGATGTGGCCACTCGAGCTGCTCGGACTGATTTTACTCCAGCACATGCTCAGTATGACTCTGAAGATACATTGTCCACCGGGACCCATACACCTGAAGTGATAGAGTCGAGACACCACAACCACCATCCTGAAGCTAAAGTTTCAGCAGGAAACTCAGATAGGCGAGTAAATGCAGTGAACCACCTAGCAAAGGAGTTTGAAGACAGGCGACAGGTGTTCGAAGATGATGCGGGCTTCCTTGTCACAGTCAAGTCTGGTCAGGTTGGTTCAAATATGAACCCAGACGAGGAACTCCGGAAGCTCAAGGACCGCTTTGCTACATGGAAGAAAGATTACAAATCTCGGTTAAAGGAGACAAAGGTCAATCTTCAGAAGGTTGGCACTCATGATGAGAAATCCCGGAAAAGATGGTGGGGGAAGAAGAGCTCAAAGTGA
- the LOC112880756 gene encoding myosin-3-like isoform X3, translating to MLSAATVMAPAAATQKSSLEVLLETIKKRDEQPKDAPPALPARPTCRGRLPTTRRPSLPAGFKLENGMTTVAAVETAPVDKKPDVEKEVSGLETKEDKPVKGRIFGTKRKFHNSEVLEESPYVEKFHEERKGMTVCKDPPSVSLATAKMNGKPACTDVMDYVRQKIIFQKLRVWCSSPNAKWELGQIKSISGDDAEILLADGKVLTISPERLLPANPDVLDGVDDLIQMSYLNEPSVLYNLQLRYSRDLIYTKAGPVLIAVNPLKEVPLYGKASIMQYKQKTKDDPHVYAVADLAFNEMQRDGINQSIIISGESGAGKTETAKIAMQYLAALGGASGMESEVLQTNVILEALGNAKTSRNHNSSRFGKLIEIHFSETGKMCGAKIQTFLLEKSRVVQRAQGERSYHIFYQLCSGAPPLLKKKLFLKSANDYNYLKQSNCLRIDGVDDSKKFTALVDALDTIQISKEDQMKLFSMLAAVLWMGNISFSVVDTENHVEVVSNEGLATAAKLLDCTSNQLVTAMSTRKIRAGNDSIVKKLTLTQAIDARDALAKSIYAHLFDWIVDQINHSLGTGRQCTWRSISILDIYGFECFNKNGFEQFCINYANERLQQHFNRHLFKLQQEEYLEDGIDWAPVEFVDNTDCLSLFEKKPLGLLSLLDEESTFPKATDLSFANKLKQQLSGNSCFKGEQEGAFKICHYAGEVTYDTSGFLEKNRDPLHSESIQLLSSCKCELPKHFASVMVADSQNKSSQSWHSVVDTQKQSVVTKFKVQLFKLMQQLESTTPHFIRCIQPNGKQRPRLFEHDLVLHQLKCCGVLEVVRISRTGYPTRMTHQQFAERYGFLLLRSIASQDPLSVSIAVLQQLNIPPEMYQVGYTKLFFRTGQVAALENAKRKMLHGTLCIQKHFRGLHFRQGYQGLKKGAMTLQSFIRGERARIHFDNAVKRWRAAVLIQKYTRRRIAATMFNDQLKHIILLQSVMRGCLARMKYKCLQNEEESKEMNGCYPHQPVIAELEGRISKAEAALRDKEEENVMLKQQLEQYERKWSEYEAKMKSMEEAWKRQLSSLQLSLVAAKKSLASDDVATRAARTDFTPAHAQYDSEDTLSTGTHTPEVIESRHHNHHPEAKVSAGNSDRRVNAVNHLAKEFEDRRQVFEDDAGFLVTVKSGQVGSNMNPDEELRKLKDRFATWKKDYKSRLKETKVNLQKVGTHDEKSRKRWWGKKSSK from the exons ATGCTCTCTGCGGCCACCGTGATGGCACCTGCAGCAGCCACACAGAAGAGCTCCCTCGAGGTCTTGCTCGAGACGATAAAGAAGCGTGATGAGCAGCCTAAGGATGCCCCTCCGGCATTGCCGGCCCGACCAACGTGCCGTGGACGGTTGCCCACGACAAGACGACCCTCACTGCCAGCCGGGTTTAAGCTTGAGAATGGCATGACAACAGTTGCTGCTGTGGAGacggcgccagttgacaagaagCCAGATGTTGAGAAAGAGGTTTCTGGGCTGGAGACCAAGGAGGACAAGCCGGTGAAAGGTCGGATATTTGGGACTAAGAGGAAGTTCCACAATTCAGAAGTGCTGGAGGAGTCACCATATGTTGAGAAATTTCATGAGGAGAGGAAGGGTATGACAGTTTGTAAGGATCCCCCATCTGTCTCCTTGGCAACAGCGAAGATGAATGGGAAGCCTGCATGCACAGATGTCATGGATTATGTCCGCCAGAAG ATTATATTTCAGAAGCTACGAGTTTGGTGTTCTTCACCAAATGCAAAGTGGGAACTTGGACAGATTAAATCGATATCTGGAGATGATGCTGAAATACTCCTGGCTGATGGAAAA GTTTTGACAATATCACCAGAAAGGCTCTTGCCTGCCAACCCTGATgttcttgatggagtggatgaTTTGATCCAGATGAGCTACTTGAATGAACCTTCAGTTCTTTACAATCTGCAATTGCGATATTCTCGTGATCTTATCTAT ACAAAAGCAGGAcctgttttgattgccgttaaTCCATTAAAAGAGGTTCCACTCTATGGAAAAGCTTCAATCATGCAGTACAAGCAAAAGACCAAGGATGATCCTCATGTGTATGCAGTTGCTGATTTGGCTTTTAATGAGATGCAACGTG ATGGCATAAACCAATCCATAATAATAAG TGGTGAAAGCGGAGCAGGAAAAACTGAGACGGCTAAAATTGCAATGCAATATTTGGCTGCTCTAGGGGGTGCTAGTGGGATGGAATCTGAGGTTCTTCAGACCAATGTTATTCTGGAAGCACTGGGAAATGCAAAAACATCACGAAACCATAACTCAAGTCGATTT GGCAAACTTATTGAAATACACTTTTCTGAAACTGGGAAGATGTGTGGTGCTAAAATTCAGACCT TCCTGCTTGAAAAG TCAAGGGTGGTTCAAAGGGCACAAGGAGAGAGATCTTACCATATTTTCTATCAACTGTGCTCTGGAGCTCCTCCCCTTCTCAAAA AAAAATTGTTTCTGAAAAGTGCCAATGACTACAATTACTTGAAGCAGAGTAATTGCTTGAGAATTGACGGTGTCGATGATTCTAAAAAGTTCACGGCGCTAGTG GATGCATTGGATACTATTCAAATATCTAAGGAAGACCAAATGAAATTGTTTTCTATGCTCGCAGCTGTCTTGTGGATGGGAAACATATCATTCTCTGTTGTAGATACAGAAAACCATGTTGAAGTTGTTTCAAATGAAG GGTTGGCTACGGCTGCAAAGCTGCTAGACTGCACTTCCAATCAACTGGTGACTGCTATGTCCACTCGTAAAATCCGAGCAGGAAATGACAGTATTGTTAAGAAACTGACATTGACGCAG GCCATCGATGCAAGGGATGCACTAGCAAAGTCAATCTATGCCCATTTATTTGACTGGATCGTTGATCAAATTAACCACTCACTTGGAACGGGGAGGCAATGTACATGGAGATCCATAAGTATTTTAGATATTTATGGGTTTGAATGTTTCAAT AAGAATGGCTTTGagcagttttgtataaattacGCTAATGAGAGGCTGCAGCAGCACTTCAACCGTCATCTTTTCAAACTACAACAGGAG GAATACTTGGAAGACGGAATTGACTGGGCTCCTGTGGAATTTGTGGATAACACTGATTGCTTATCTCTCTTTGAGAAG AAACCTCTAGGGTTATTGTCATTATTGGATGAAGAGTCTACTTTCCCAAAGGCAACAGACCTTTCCTTTGCTAACAAGCTTAAGCAGCAGTTAAGTGGTAACTCTTGCTTCAAAGGTGAACAAGAAGGTGCTTTTAAGATTTGTCACTATGCGGGAGAG GTGACATATGATACATCTGGGTTCTTGGAGAAGAACAGAGATCCGTTGCACTCTGAGTCAATCCAACTACTCTCATCATGTAAATGTGAACTTCCGAAACATTTTGCTTCTGTCATGGTTGCTGATTCTCAGAATAAATCAAGTCAGTCATGGCACTCAGTAGTCGATACACAGAAACAAAGTGTTGTCACCAAATTTAAG GTTCAACTATTCAAGCTGATGCAGCAGTTGGAGAGCACAACTCCTCATTTTATTCGATGCATTCAACCAAATGGCAAACAACGCCCCAGGTTATTCGAGCATGATCTTGTCTTGCATCAGCTTAAATGCTGTGGAGTGCTTGAAGTTGTTCGAATATCAAGAACGGGCTATCCAACTAGGATGACTCACCAACAGTTTGCTGAAAG ATATGGATTTCTTCTCCTGCGCTCTATTGCGTCTCAAGACCCACTTAGTGTTTCAATTGCTGTTTTGCAGCAGTTGAATATTCCCCCTGAAATGTATCAAGTTGGATACACAAAATTGTTTTTCCGTACAGGACAG GTTGCTGCACTGGAAAATGCTAAAAGGAAGATGCTCCATGGAACCCTTTGTATTCAGAAACACTTCCGTGGGTTGCATTTTCGACAGGGTTATCAGGGACTGAAGAAAGGAGCAATGACTTTGCAGTCAT TTATACGCGGTGAAAGAGCAAGAATACACTTTGATAATGCCGTCAAGAGATGGAGGGCAGCTGTTCTCATACAGAAGTACACTAGGCGTCGAATCGCAGCTACCATGTTTAATGATCAACTGAAACATATCATTCTTCTTCAGTCAG TGATGCGTGGGTGCCTGGCCAGGATGAAATACAAGTGCTTGCAGAATGAAGAGGAGTCAAAG GAAATGAATGGATGCTATCCTCACCAGCCAGTCATCGCAGAACTTgagggtcgtatttcaaaagcTGAGGCTGCATTGCGGGACAAAGAGGAAGAAAATGTAATGCTGAAACAGCAATTGGAACAGTATGAGAGGAAATGGTCAGAGTATGAGGCCAAAATGAAATCTATGGAAGAGGCATGGAAGAGACAGCTCTCTTCACTGCAG CTGAGCCTTGTTGCTGCTAAAAAGAGCCTAGCTTCTGATGATGTGGCCACTCGAGCTGCTCGGACTGATTTTACTCCAGCACATGCTCAGTATGACTCTGAAGATACATTGTCCACCGGGACCCATACACCTGAAGTGATAGAGTCGAGACACCACAACCACCATCCTGAAGCTAAAGTTTCAGCAGGAAACTCAGATAGGCGAGTAAATGCAGTGAACCACCTAGCAAAGGAGTTTGAAGACAGGCGACAGGTGTTCGAAGATGATGCGGGCTTCCTTGTCACAGTCAAGTCTGGTCAGGTTGGTTCAAATATGAACCCAGACGAGGAACTCCGGAAGCTCAAGGACCGCTTTGCTACATGGAAGAAAGATTACAAATCTCGGTTAAAGGAGACAAAGGTCAATCTTCAGAAGGTTGGCACTCATGATGAGAAATCCCGGAAAAGATGGTGGGGGAAGAAGAGCTCAAAGTGA